In Mycobacterium sp. JS623, one genomic interval encodes:
- a CDS encoding MFS transporter, protein MQTEQRHTGEAPTRSVAGNVIRGSLGNLIEWYDWYAYAAFSIYFASVFFPSGNQTAQLLNTAGIFAVGFLVRPLGGWMFGRYADRFGRRAALTLSVTLMGIGSLGIAVLPGYAQIGALAPILLVELRLLQGLSLGGEYGTSATYLSEVATPHRRGYYSSFQYVTLTSGQLLALGVQIILQQFLTSAQMHGWGWRIAFVIGAAAAVTVMWLRRTMDESENYKLAVRESAADGERGSLKLLLCYPRECLTVVGLTLGGTIAFYTFTTYMQKFMINTAGLPKEQVTWINFVALLIFVCIQPAFGALSDRIGRRPLLIAFGVGATLCTVPLLTAVSHARSALPAFGLMMIGLFIVSGYTSINAVVKAELFPARIRALGVGVPYALTVAIFGGSTEYVALGLKNIGHESWFFFYVAGAALISLLVYVFMGESSRRSQLERETRELDPRTREQAKVDEVVADPA, encoded by the coding sequence ATGCAGACAGAACAGCGTCACACCGGTGAAGCGCCGACCAGGTCGGTGGCCGGCAACGTGATTCGGGGTTCACTCGGCAATTTGATCGAGTGGTATGACTGGTATGCCTACGCGGCGTTCAGCATCTACTTCGCGAGCGTGTTCTTCCCGTCGGGAAATCAGACCGCGCAACTGTTGAACACCGCAGGCATTTTCGCGGTCGGCTTCCTCGTCCGGCCGCTCGGCGGCTGGATGTTCGGTAGATACGCCGACCGATTCGGCCGCCGCGCGGCGTTGACGCTTTCGGTGACGCTGATGGGCATCGGTTCTCTCGGGATCGCCGTCCTGCCGGGGTACGCCCAGATCGGCGCCCTGGCGCCGATCCTGCTGGTCGAACTCCGGCTGCTGCAAGGGCTGTCGCTGGGAGGCGAATACGGCACCTCTGCAACGTATTTGAGCGAAGTCGCCACCCCGCACCGTCGCGGCTATTACTCCTCATTCCAATACGTGACGCTGACGAGCGGCCAGCTTCTGGCGCTGGGTGTGCAGATCATCTTGCAGCAGTTCCTCACCTCGGCGCAGATGCACGGCTGGGGTTGGCGGATCGCGTTCGTCATCGGAGCGGCGGCCGCGGTGACCGTGATGTGGCTACGGCGCACGATGGACGAGTCGGAGAACTACAAACTCGCCGTCCGGGAGAGCGCCGCGGACGGCGAACGCGGCAGCCTGAAGCTGTTGCTCTGCTATCCGCGGGAGTGCCTGACCGTCGTCGGTCTTACGCTTGGCGGCACCATCGCGTTCTACACGTTCACGACGTACATGCAGAAGTTCATGATCAACACGGCCGGCTTGCCGAAAGAGCAGGTGACGTGGATCAACTTCGTCGCGCTACTGATCTTTGTGTGCATTCAGCCGGCGTTCGGCGCATTGTCGGACCGGATCGGCCGGCGACCGCTGCTGATCGCGTTCGGGGTCGGCGCGACGCTGTGCACCGTCCCGCTGCTCACCGCCGTATCGCACGCGCGCTCCGCGCTGCCCGCGTTCGGGCTGATGATGATCGGCCTGTTCATCGTGTCGGGCTATACGTCGATCAATGCCGTGGTGAAGGCGGAGTTGTTCCCCGCCCGGATCCGCGCGCTGGGCGTCGGCGTGCCCTATGCCCTCACGGTCGCGATCTTCGGTGGCAGCACGGAGTACGTCGCGTTGGGCTTGAAGAACATCGGTCACGAAAGCTGGTTCTTCTTCTACGTCGCCGGCGCTGCGCTGATCTCGCTGTTGGTCTATGTCTTCATGGGCGAATCGTCGCGGCGCTCGCAGTTGGAGCGCGAAACCCGTGAGCTCGATCCCCGGACACGAGAACAGGCCAAAGTCGATGAGGTTGTGGCCGACCCTGCTTAG
- a CDS encoding response regulator transcription factor, with translation MQVLLVEDDEGVASALAELLGHAGASVIHTVRGSDALHRVKGCDLVLLDLGLPDMDGLDVLRTLRRASAVPVIIMTARDSDGAVVLGLRAGADDYLVKPVRKAVLLARIEAVMRRMRRVGGDASVSPGPVVAGPVTIDRERHEVTVDGTRQPLTKTEYQILVTLAARQGEAVSREELMLEVWGTAVVGRSRSLDFFIGQIRAKLTGLPLQTVRGFGFRLDA, from the coding sequence ATGCAGGTGCTGCTTGTCGAGGATGACGAGGGGGTCGCGTCGGCGCTGGCCGAACTTCTCGGCCACGCCGGCGCGTCGGTCATCCACACCGTGCGTGGCTCCGATGCCCTGCATCGGGTCAAGGGTTGCGATCTGGTGTTGCTGGATTTGGGACTGCCCGATATGGACGGCCTGGATGTGCTGCGTACGCTGCGGCGGGCGTCGGCGGTACCGGTGATCATCATGACCGCCCGAGACAGCGACGGCGCGGTGGTGCTCGGGCTACGCGCCGGGGCCGACGACTACCTCGTCAAGCCCGTCCGTAAAGCCGTGCTGCTGGCCCGGATTGAGGCCGTCATGCGACGCATGCGCCGCGTCGGGGGCGACGCCTCGGTCTCACCGGGTCCGGTGGTTGCCGGTCCCGTCACCATCGACCGCGAGCGCCATGAGGTGACGGTTGACGGAACCCGGCAACCGCTGACCAAGACCGAGTACCAGATTCTTGTCACACTGGCCGCCCGCCAAGGGGAGGCGGTGAGTCGCGAGGAGTTGATGCTCGAAGTGTGGGGCACCGCGGTGGTTGGCCGGTCGCGGTCATTGGACTTCTTCATTGGGCAGATCAGGGCAAAGCTGACGGGGCTTCCGCTGCAGACGGTGCGCGGGTTCGGTTTTCGGCTGGACGCCTGA
- a CDS encoding nuclear transport factor 2 family protein, which translates to MSLNAFDRLALADLVHLYASAVDDRRFDDVVELFTETAELRLPDPPRSLEPVHRHHGRDGVRAAMAALAAVNRTEHAIVGEVYAARDDDSDYALGRITCIAHHWSVSGEQITDLVWHLRYDDEYLRTRAGWRIHGRALTINAIETRSVRRLRGRP; encoded by the coding sequence ATGAGCCTCAACGCTTTTGATCGGCTCGCCCTGGCCGATCTGGTGCACCTGTACGCATCGGCAGTGGACGACCGGCGGTTCGACGATGTGGTCGAGTTGTTCACGGAGACTGCGGAACTACGACTGCCCGATCCGCCTCGATCGCTCGAGCCGGTGCATCGTCACCACGGGCGCGACGGTGTTCGCGCAGCGATGGCCGCACTGGCCGCGGTGAACCGAACAGAGCATGCCATCGTCGGCGAGGTGTACGCCGCAAGGGATGACGACAGTGACTACGCGCTGGGGCGGATCACCTGTATCGCTCATCATTGGTCGGTCAGCGGCGAGCAGATCACCGACCTGGTCTGGCATCTGCGCTACGACGACGAGTATCTGCGCACCCGCGCGGGTTGGCGCATCCATGGCCGAGCCCTGACCATCAACGCTATCGAGACCCGTTCGGTGCGCCGTCTTCGAGGGCGGCCATGA
- a CDS encoding LLM class F420-dependent oxidoreductase yields MKFAVVAPVAAGITADPGWMSAFARHVEACGFESIVAVEHTVLMAQYDSLYPYDESGRVELPADCPVPDPLGLLAFIAGQTESLGLATGVLVLPNHHPVGLAKRVATVDALSGGRLRLCVGVGWLKEEIEACGAEFASRGRRADEQIEVMRLLWDDRPQGASFHGEFFEFDYAACYPKPVGRVPIHIGGHSTAAARRAGRLGDGFQPLGVGGPRLAELIRIMRDEATTARRDPNALELSLGHLVTKIDGDRADKLAGLGADRIVLAMPPATDLGEACDELSACAQRLGLMS; encoded by the coding sequence GTGAAGTTCGCCGTCGTCGCCCCCGTCGCGGCGGGCATCACCGCCGATCCTGGCTGGATGTCTGCCTTCGCCCGACATGTCGAAGCCTGTGGATTCGAGTCGATCGTGGCGGTGGAGCACACCGTTCTGATGGCGCAGTACGACAGCCTGTACCCCTATGACGAATCCGGGCGGGTCGAACTGCCCGCGGACTGTCCAGTCCCCGATCCACTAGGCCTGCTCGCGTTCATAGCCGGCCAAACGGAGAGCCTGGGCCTTGCCACAGGTGTTCTGGTGCTGCCCAATCACCATCCCGTTGGTCTGGCCAAGCGTGTGGCCACGGTTGATGCGCTGTCGGGCGGACGGCTTCGGCTCTGCGTCGGAGTGGGTTGGCTCAAGGAAGAGATCGAGGCCTGCGGCGCGGAGTTCGCCAGCCGCGGGCGTCGCGCGGATGAACAGATCGAGGTGATGCGGCTGTTGTGGGACGACCGACCGCAGGGCGCGAGCTTTCACGGTGAGTTCTTTGAATTCGACTACGCCGCTTGCTATCCCAAACCCGTCGGTCGGGTACCGATTCACATCGGCGGGCACAGCACCGCGGCCGCCCGCCGGGCGGGGCGGCTGGGTGACGGCTTCCAGCCGCTCGGCGTCGGCGGACCCCGATTGGCCGAACTGATCCGGATCATGCGCGACGAGGCGACAACGGCCCGCCGCGACCCGAATGCGCTCGAACTGTCGCTCGGCCACCTGGTCACCAAGATCGACGGTGACCGCGCCGACAAACTCGCGGGACTCGGCGCTGACAGAATCGTGCTCGCCATGCCGCCCGCAACCGATCTCGGGGAGGCGTGTGACGAGTTGTCGGCGTGCGCCCAACGGTTGGGGCTGATGTCATGA
- a CDS encoding NUDIX domain-containing protein, with product MPKLSAGLLLYRNTHGGVEVLIGHPGGPFWARKDEGAWSIPKGEYVDGEDPWTVAQREFEEELGKTPPDGPRIDFAPLKQPSGKVITAFAVRGDLDLDGTVSNTFELEWPKGSGNIREFPEIDRVGWFSVAEANVKLLKGQRPLLDRLMAALEDGAPNGSR from the coding sequence ATGCCGAAGCTGAGTGCGGGGCTGCTGCTGTACCGGAATACCCACGGCGGCGTCGAGGTGCTGATCGGCCATCCCGGCGGCCCGTTCTGGGCACGCAAAGACGAAGGGGCATGGTCGATTCCGAAGGGGGAGTATGTCGACGGTGAGGATCCGTGGACCGTCGCGCAGCGCGAGTTCGAGGAGGAACTCGGCAAGACGCCGCCCGACGGGCCGCGCATCGACTTCGCGCCGTTGAAGCAGCCGAGCGGCAAGGTGATCACGGCGTTCGCCGTTCGCGGCGACCTCGACCTCGACGGCACGGTCAGCAACACCTTCGAACTCGAGTGGCCGAAAGGATCGGGCAACATCCGCGAATTTCCCGAAATCGACCGTGTCGGTTGGTTTTCCGTTGCCGAGGCCAATGTGAAGCTGCTGAAGGGTCAGCGGCCCCTGCTCGACCGCCTCATGGCCGCCCTCGAAGACGGCGCACCGAACGGGTCTCGATAG
- a CDS encoding isopenicillin N synthase family dioxygenase, whose product MSGATSFTSVPIVDISGLSSPEPAERERVASEIGKAAAEVGFLYISGAGVEDALFEHMLAATKQFFALPLEEKMRHYIGLSKCHRGYVPAGEEGLATGMPEMKEAFDTALDLPADDPDYVAGNPMLGPNTWPNLPGFADAVTAYYQAVLDVGHRLLWAFAVALGEDPDTFAKHATKTPSQLRLIHYPYNPDAVDGEGIGAHTDYECFTLLKPTAPGLEVLNGAGEWIDVPPVPDTFVVNIGDMLELWTNGAYVATSHRVRKVAEERYSFPLFFNVDYHTEVKPLPQFASRDGKARPTLRAGEHLFAQTAQTFAYLRNRVEAGELVLPDGSLTVGQFGQEALQKRA is encoded by the coding sequence ATGAGTGGCGCAACGTCATTCACGTCAGTGCCGATTGTTGACATCAGCGGGCTGAGCTCGCCGGAACCGGCCGAGCGCGAGCGGGTGGCCAGTGAGATCGGCAAGGCGGCGGCCGAAGTCGGATTCCTCTACATCAGCGGCGCCGGCGTCGAAGACGCGCTGTTCGAGCACATGCTCGCGGCGACGAAGCAGTTCTTCGCGTTGCCGCTCGAGGAGAAGATGCGGCACTACATCGGGCTGTCGAAATGTCATCGCGGTTATGTGCCCGCCGGCGAAGAAGGCCTCGCAACCGGAATGCCTGAGATGAAGGAGGCATTCGACACCGCGCTGGATCTGCCGGCCGACGACCCCGACTATGTCGCGGGCAACCCGATGCTCGGTCCCAACACCTGGCCGAACCTGCCGGGGTTCGCCGACGCGGTCACCGCCTACTACCAAGCCGTGCTCGATGTCGGGCACCGACTGTTGTGGGCATTCGCAGTGGCGCTCGGTGAGGACCCCGACACGTTCGCCAAGCACGCGACCAAGACGCCGAGCCAGCTGCGGCTCATCCACTACCCGTACAACCCCGACGCCGTGGACGGCGAGGGGATCGGCGCGCACACCGACTACGAATGCTTCACGCTGCTCAAACCCACCGCGCCCGGCCTGGAGGTGCTCAATGGCGCCGGCGAGTGGATCGATGTGCCGCCGGTGCCCGACACCTTCGTCGTGAACATCGGCGACATGCTGGAACTGTGGACCAACGGTGCCTACGTGGCGACCAGCCACCGCGTCCGCAAAGTGGCCGAGGAGCGCTACTCGTTCCCGCTGTTCTTCAACGTCGACTACCACACCGAGGTGAAACCGTTGCCGCAGTTCGCTTCTCGCGACGGCAAGGCCCGGCCCACCCTGCGCGCCGGTGAGCACCTGTTCGCTCAGACCGCGCAGACGTTCGCGTATCTGCGCAACCGCGTCGAGGCGGGCGAGCTGGTGTTGCCGGACGGCTCGCTGACAGTCGGACAGTTTGGTCAGGAAGCGCTGCAAAAACGGGCCTAG
- a CDS encoding TAXI family TRAP transporter solute-binding subunit — MRYNRSGELSRRTFIAATAALVAACSIRGDPSGRVRLAAGQRGGLYLAFAQILADRVQARYPGITVDVVSTEGSVDNIALLRTGDVDMGLSLGDVAERDRAASHVGTAPLAVARVYENYLQVIVRESAAAKQLSDLEGRHVSIGAPGTGAAVTGQVLFDAAGLTGRVDTRGYRLQEGLSGLADGTLDAMVWSGGVPTPAIADLDATLPLRMLDIGTLAVPMADSSGYPYLARRVPSGEYVPPGIRTIGVPDLLLCRQDTAADLVGAVVDVLATDAPQLVPPYVRGLQYLAPPTMIQTGLIQLHPAAVDEYRRLHG, encoded by the coding sequence ATGAGGTACAACCGGTCTGGGGAGTTGAGTCGTCGCACATTCATCGCCGCGACAGCGGCGTTGGTCGCCGCATGCAGCATCCGAGGCGACCCCAGCGGACGCGTGCGGCTCGCCGCAGGACAACGGGGTGGACTCTATCTGGCGTTCGCCCAGATTCTCGCCGACCGCGTCCAGGCCCGCTACCCGGGCATTACCGTCGACGTGGTCTCGACAGAGGGCAGTGTCGACAACATCGCGCTGCTCCGCACAGGGGATGTCGACATGGGGCTTTCGCTGGGCGACGTTGCCGAGCGGGACCGCGCCGCCAGCCACGTCGGCACCGCACCGCTGGCGGTGGCCCGGGTATACGAGAACTATCTGCAGGTGATCGTGCGCGAATCCGCTGCAGCGAAACAGCTTTCAGACCTCGAGGGCCGGCACGTCTCTATAGGCGCCCCTGGAACCGGCGCCGCGGTGACCGGCCAGGTGCTCTTCGATGCTGCTGGCCTGACCGGGCGCGTAGACACCCGAGGATATCGCCTGCAGGAGGGACTATCTGGGCTCGCGGACGGCACTCTTGACGCAATGGTGTGGTCGGGCGGCGTACCGACACCGGCGATCGCCGACCTCGACGCGACATTGCCGCTGCGAATGCTCGACATCGGCACACTGGCAGTACCGATGGCCGACAGCTCCGGTTATCCCTACCTCGCGCGCCGAGTACCCAGCGGCGAGTACGTGCCTCCCGGCATACGGACCATCGGTGTGCCCGACCTGCTGCTGTGCCGCCAAGACACTGCCGCCGACCTGGTGGGCGCAGTCGTGGACGTACTCGCCACTGACGCACCGCAATTAGTACCGCCCTACGTTCGAGGGCTGCAGTACCTCGCCCCTCCCACGATGATCCAGACCGGTCTCATCCAACTGCATCCGGCCGCCGTCGACGAGTACCGCAGGCTGCATGGTTGA
- a CDS encoding NADP-dependent oxidoreductase produces MPELTNRQILLRRRPSGLVQPDDTELVATPAPEPADGEALVRTTYVGIDAAARTWLDGQPGYLPALQLGDIIRAAGIGEVVESRCDAYAVGDVVTTLTGFQEYVLIRDDIFTTPIPGETDQLAIMSVYGPTGATAYFGMTDIGKPQPGETVVVSAAAGATGSVAGQIAKIAGARVVGIAGGPRKCKAVVEDFGFDACIDYKAGDVAGALKEHCPKGVNVYFDNVGGPILDAVLGRLAPKARVVLCGVISSYLTGEHPGPANYVNLLSRTATMQGFNALDEWGRFDEAFASLRQWEADGKLVHRQTIFEGIESCVDALNGLFTGANIGKTLVKISEPTPV; encoded by the coding sequence GTGCCTGAGCTGACGAACCGCCAGATCCTGCTGCGCCGCCGCCCGTCCGGTCTGGTACAGCCCGACGACACCGAGCTGGTCGCCACACCCGCACCCGAGCCGGCCGACGGCGAGGCGCTGGTGCGCACCACCTACGTCGGCATCGATGCCGCCGCCCGCACCTGGCTCGACGGCCAGCCCGGCTACCTGCCCGCCCTGCAACTCGGCGACATCATCCGCGCGGCCGGGATCGGTGAGGTGGTCGAGTCGCGTTGCGATGCGTACGCCGTCGGCGACGTCGTCACCACACTGACCGGATTCCAGGAGTACGTGCTCATCCGCGATGACATCTTCACCACACCCATCCCAGGGGAGACCGACCAACTCGCGATCATGTCCGTCTACGGCCCAACCGGTGCCACCGCCTACTTCGGCATGACCGACATCGGCAAGCCCCAACCGGGGGAGACCGTGGTGGTGTCGGCGGCGGCAGGCGCGACGGGGTCGGTGGCCGGGCAGATCGCTAAAATCGCCGGTGCGCGGGTGGTGGGAATCGCAGGCGGACCGCGCAAGTGCAAGGCGGTTGTGGAGGACTTCGGGTTCGACGCGTGCATCGACTACAAGGCCGGCGATGTCGCCGGCGCGCTCAAGGAGCACTGCCCTAAGGGCGTCAACGTGTACTTCGACAACGTGGGCGGGCCGATCCTCGACGCGGTGCTCGGCCGGCTGGCGCCGAAGGCGCGGGTCGTGCTGTGCGGCGTCATCTCCAGCTATTTGACCGGAGAGCACCCCGGCCCTGCCAACTACGTCAACCTGCTGTCGAGGACGGCGACCATGCAGGGCTTCAACGCCCTCGACGAGTGGGGCCGCTTCGACGAAGCGTTCGCCTCGTTGCGACAGTGGGAGGCCGACGGCAAGCTCGTGCACCGCCAGACCATCTTCGAAGGCATCGAATCATGCGTCGACGCCCTCAACGGGTTGTTCACCGGGGCCAACATCGGAAAGACATTGGTCAAGATCAGCGAGCCGACGCCGGTCTGA
- a CDS encoding substrate-binding and VWA domain-containing protein — protein sequence MATNGKALLAGAIAGLMVIGVAYWWNRSDDHAPRQGCATVVVMASVEKADLMGEAANRYNTSDRRVNGSCYGITITATASGIAESRLAEAGWDTAWGPAPDAWSPAASTWLQLLRHDRTAHDRPDVLPAKAESVVSTPIVVAMPEPMASALGWPDTAIGWADLLNLANHPEGWGVKGHPEWGAFKLGKTNPNISTTGLSATVGVFVAATGMSGDLTLDTLKDPRVRSFVAGVENSVTHYGDTALTFLTNLQRADDAGSALGYVGAVTVEEKSVADYNNGNPTGNLEAAGQHGRPRVPLVAIYPKEGTLNSDNPLAALQAPWSDAGKQAGAKDFLAFLREPAQQQLFTDAGFRSYDGHPGKAISDANYLHADIGVPILAPPSPPVLAAVRATWAELRKKAHLLLVLDVSGSMGQSTGGGKTRLELAQAAAVHGLGQLSDTDEVGLWIFPDEGQVYWQYLPIEPLGPQRTEMTNRIQQLIPSGGTPLYAVTRKAAEQARTTARADTINAIVVMTDGKNENPDDTDLDGLIRQLTDDASEDGVRVFTIAYGKDADLDTLKRISEASRAAAYDASDPLTIDTVFTNVLSNF from the coding sequence ATGGCCACCAACGGAAAGGCATTACTGGCCGGGGCAATCGCCGGGCTGATGGTCATCGGCGTGGCCTACTGGTGGAACCGGAGCGACGACCATGCCCCGCGACAAGGCTGTGCCACCGTTGTGGTGATGGCGTCGGTCGAAAAGGCTGACCTGATGGGCGAAGCCGCCAACCGATACAACACCTCCGATCGCCGCGTGAATGGAAGCTGCTACGGAATCACCATCACTGCAACGGCTTCCGGCATCGCGGAGTCCAGGCTTGCCGAGGCCGGCTGGGACACGGCCTGGGGTCCGGCACCGGACGCCTGGTCACCGGCGGCGTCGACGTGGTTGCAACTGCTCCGCCACGACCGCACCGCCCACGACCGACCCGACGTCCTGCCCGCCAAGGCGGAGTCGGTGGTCTCCACACCGATCGTCGTGGCGATGCCCGAGCCGATGGCGTCTGCGCTGGGCTGGCCCGATACCGCGATCGGCTGGGCCGACCTGCTCAACCTCGCCAATCACCCTGAAGGGTGGGGCGTTAAAGGCCATCCGGAATGGGGAGCCTTCAAGTTGGGCAAGACCAACCCCAACATCTCCACCACAGGCCTGTCCGCCACCGTCGGGGTATTCGTAGCTGCCACCGGCATGTCCGGCGACCTGACCCTGGACACCCTGAAAGATCCGCGCGTGCGCAGTTTTGTTGCCGGCGTGGAGAATTCGGTCACACACTACGGCGACACCGCGCTCACATTCCTGACCAACTTACAACGCGCCGACGACGCCGGGTCGGCGCTCGGCTACGTCGGCGCGGTAACCGTCGAAGAGAAGTCCGTCGCGGACTACAACAACGGCAACCCCACCGGCAATCTCGAGGCCGCCGGCCAGCACGGCAGGCCGCGAGTCCCACTGGTCGCGATCTATCCCAAAGAGGGAACGCTCAACAGCGACAACCCGTTAGCGGCGCTGCAAGCGCCGTGGTCAGATGCGGGTAAGCAGGCCGGCGCCAAGGACTTCCTGGCATTCCTGCGCGAGCCCGCGCAGCAACAACTATTTACCGACGCCGGATTCCGCAGCTACGACGGCCATCCCGGTAAGGCCATCTCCGATGCCAACTATTTGCACGCAGACATTGGCGTTCCCATACTCGCCCCGCCGAGCCCGCCGGTCCTGGCGGCGGTCCGCGCCACCTGGGCCGAACTGCGAAAGAAGGCGCACCTGTTGCTCGTGCTGGATGTCTCAGGGTCAATGGGACAGTCGACCGGCGGCGGCAAGACCAGGCTGGAGCTCGCGCAGGCCGCGGCGGTACATGGCCTGGGCCAGTTGTCCGACACCGATGAGGTCGGGTTGTGGATATTCCCGGACGAAGGCCAGGTGTATTGGCAATACCTGCCTATCGAGCCGCTTGGCCCACAGCGAACGGAGATGACCAACCGCATCCAGCAGCTGATCCCGTCGGGCGGCACACCGCTATACGCCGTCACACGCAAGGCAGCCGAACAGGCCCGCACGACCGCGCGTGCGGACACGATCAACGCCATCGTGGTCATGACCGACGGCAAGAATGAGAATCCGGACGACACCGATCTCGACGGACTGATCCGCCAACTCACTGACGATGCTTCCGAGGACGGCGTTCGGGTCTTCACCATCGCGTACGGAAAGGACGCCGACCTGGACACTCTTAAACGCATCTCCGAGGCCTCGCGAGCCGCCGCATACGACGCCTCCGACCCGCTGACGATCGACACCGTGTTCACCAACGTCCTGTCGAACTTCTAA
- a CDS encoding sensor histidine kinase, which translates to MGLRVRAILVVLLLAAVAALAVPLTLSLADRRTAALAAERDRQLAALADAAASPDTPLQRLVDRYSEVYGEGLLIVDSDGHTLASRGLDVSDPGVSTATTHALVDAPASQWDPVLPWDRDRLLATAGLRRDGELVGAVVLAVDPKVAARNVAVGWLWVAAGCLVLLVLAVVVGRSLTRWVLRPLDGLERAVAEMTEGIAGPPADVAGPPELRHFTAAFNTMAQVVWASLDRQRRLIADASHQLRNPLAAVRLRADTLENYLIEDGWPTYSALSAELDRFENLLEQLLRLARAEQVSGSRKVGLATTAAGSADLADVIAERVAYWQPILDSEDQLLDNRSNHPGPVVQLARHDVEQLLDVALENALRYAGSGATVTVSTAHAGDAVELIVSDDGCGLPDEDLARAATRFWRAENDGGGTGLGLAIAAEITAGHGGTISVEKAPEGGVLVRYRLPAAGESA; encoded by the coding sequence ATGGGCCTGCGGGTTCGCGCCATCCTCGTCGTGCTGTTGCTTGCGGCGGTGGCGGCACTGGCCGTACCTCTGACACTGAGTCTGGCGGATCGCCGCACCGCGGCCCTCGCCGCCGAACGCGACCGCCAGCTCGCCGCGCTGGCCGACGCGGCCGCCAGTCCAGATACGCCGTTGCAGCGCCTGGTCGACCGCTACTCCGAGGTGTACGGGGAAGGTCTGCTCATCGTCGACTCCGATGGGCACACCCTGGCATCACGCGGACTTGACGTCTCCGACCCTGGCGTCTCGACAGCGACAACCCACGCTCTCGTCGACGCGCCTGCGTCGCAGTGGGATCCCGTTCTTCCCTGGGACAGAGACCGGCTTCTGGCCACCGCGGGCCTGCGACGCGATGGGGAACTTGTCGGCGCCGTCGTGTTGGCGGTCGACCCGAAGGTGGCAGCGCGCAACGTCGCGGTCGGCTGGCTCTGGGTGGCAGCCGGCTGTCTGGTCTTGCTCGTGCTGGCCGTGGTGGTCGGACGCTCACTTACCCGGTGGGTGCTGCGCCCACTGGACGGGCTGGAGCGCGCCGTCGCCGAGATGACCGAAGGGATCGCCGGGCCGCCCGCAGATGTGGCGGGGCCACCTGAACTGCGTCACTTCACCGCGGCGTTCAACACGATGGCACAGGTGGTGTGGGCGTCGCTGGACCGTCAACGGCGGCTGATTGCCGACGCGTCGCACCAGTTGCGCAATCCCCTCGCGGCGGTTCGTCTGCGCGCCGACACCCTCGAAAACTACCTGATCGAGGACGGGTGGCCGACGTACAGCGCGCTGTCCGCGGAGCTGGACCGTTTTGAAAACCTGCTGGAACAGCTGTTGCGCCTGGCCCGCGCTGAGCAGGTAAGCGGCAGCCGCAAAGTCGGTCTAGCCACCACGGCAGCAGGGTCGGCCGACCTCGCGGATGTGATCGCCGAACGCGTGGCGTACTGGCAGCCGATTCTCGACAGTGAAGACCAGCTACTGGACAACCGTTCGAATCATCCTGGGCCGGTTGTGCAACTGGCTCGCCATGATGTGGAGCAGTTGCTTGATGTTGCGCTGGAGAACGCGCTGCGCTACGCCGGATCGGGCGCCACGGTCACCGTGTCAACTGCACATGCCGGCGATGCCGTCGAGTTGATCGTGAGCGACGACGGCTGCGGACTGCCCGACGAGGACCTTGCGCGGGCTGCTACCCGCTTCTGGCGAGCCGAAAACGACGGCGGCGGGACCGGCCTCGGACTGGCGATCGCCGCCGAGATCACCGCGGGACACGGTGGGACGATCTCGGTGGAAAAGGCTCCAGAGGGTGGCGTTCTGGTCCGTTACCGGCTTCCAGCGGCAGGTGAATCAGCATGA